A stretch of Xenopus laevis strain J_2021 chromosome 8S, Xenopus_laevis_v10.1, whole genome shotgun sequence DNA encodes these proteins:
- the ccn1l.S gene encoding uncharacterized protein LOC100137691 precursor: MRSMAVLLPLLQLAALISTGTSGKLMEASCPTQCVCPKEAQSCPPGISLVMDSCGCCKVCARQYNQDCGLNHPCDHIKGLHCDFGADPSSPMGICRAKSEGRSCEFFGQIYQNGENFQPNCKHQCTCMDGVVGCMPLCPQEMALPGVDCINPRLVKVPGQCCEMWQCDSNHIPEDSGDTTTADGEDPLRSFAEIGNQADIEPVSSNELISLVRNGFRVENGLAPLPHPGRTACAIQTTEWSQCSKSCDMGVSTRITNDNPQCKLMKETRLCEIRPCQDPFPMKPKNGKKCVRTKKAKQAVHIKYAGCTSMRQYKPLYCGSCTDGRCCTPSKTRTMRVRFHCEDGDTFQKSVMWVQKCKCYQNCPYHSELSYPHYRLHNDIHKFMD, encoded by the exons ATGAGAAGCATGGCTGTCCTCCTGCCACTCCTACAGCTGGCTGCCCTCATCAGCACTGGCACCTCTGGCAAACTG ATGGAAGCTTCCTGCCCAACGCAGTGTGTATGCCCTAAAGAAGCCCAGTCGTGCCCTCCTGGCATTAGTCTGGTAATGGATTCCTGCGGGTGCTGCAAAGTCTGTGCCCGTCAGTATAATCAGGACTGTGGACTGAACCATCCTTGCGATCACATCAAAGGCTTGCACTGTGACTTTGGCGCCGACCCTTCCTCTCCCATGGGCATCTGTAGAG CAAAGTCAGAAGGGCGCTCTTGTGAATTCTTTGGTCAGATCTATCAGAACGGGGAGAACTTTCAGCCCAACTGCAAGCACCAGTGCACCTGTATGGACGGGGTGGTGGGCTGCATGCCCTTGTGCCCCCAGGAGATGGCGCTGCCTGGTGTGGACTGCATTAACCCCAGGCTGGTAAAGGTGCCAGGGCAATGCTGTGAGATGTGGCAATGTGACAGCAATCACATACCTGAGGACTCGGGAGACACCACCACAGCAGATGGAGAAGACCCTCTAAGGTCATTTGCAGAGATTGGAAACCAGGCAGATATTGAACCAGTGTCGAGCAACGAGCTGATTAGCTTGGTCAGAAATGGATTCAGGGTGGAAAATG GGCTGGCTCCTCTGCCACACCCGGGCAGGACTGCCTGTGCCATCCAAACTACAGAATGGTCTCAGTGCTCTAAATCCTGCGACATGGGAGTCTCCACCAGGATCACCAATGATAATCCCCAGTGCAAGCTTATGAAGGAGACCCGCCTGTGTGAAATCCGTCCTTGCCAAGATCCTTTTCCTATGAAACCCAAG AATGGAAAGAAATGTGTTCGCACCAAGAAAGCCAAACAAGCGGTACATATAAAATACGCCGGCTGCACCAGCATGCGCCAATACAAGCCCCTTTACTGCGGTTCCTGCACCGATGGCCGCTGCTGCACCCCTTCCAAGACAAGGACCATGCGCGTCCGCTTCCACTGCGAGGATGGAGACACTTTCCAAAAGAGTGTGATGTGGGTGCAAAAGTGCAAATGTTACCAGAACTGCCCCTATCACAGCGAACTCTCATACCCCCACTATCGGCTACACAACGACATCCACAAATTCATGGACTGA